In Electrophorus electricus isolate fEleEle1 chromosome 10, fEleEle1.pri, whole genome shotgun sequence, the genomic window TTTGGCTGGGTCTAATCCAACTCCTGCAGAAGCAGACGTTAATCCTACGGGTAATGCATCAATCTGACGGTCTGACAGGGCAGAGGCATTTCTCTGGAGGCTGTCGTTCAGGTCCTGGAGCCTTTCCCCCTCTGCTCCGCCCAGGGGCTGCAGCAGCAGTCTGGCCATGTCGCCGGCGTCTGGCTGCTGGTTGTCCGTGGAGGAGACCGGAAGCTCGGGGAGTGGTTTATCATCCACAGGATCAGAGAGGAGCAACGGTGAGGCTGCATCGTTCAGGATGTTTCTGGAGATTactgcagcagcacaaacagaggAAGCAAACACAGGTCCTGATGGGAGAATGCTCTATGTTCCACCATATTTGCAGATACTTCCAAGTGAAGAGAAGCTTTTCTCTAGGACAGTGGCACCTCAATGGtttaaggtatttgactagtaatcggaaggttgcccgttcaagtcccaccactgctaagttgccactgttcggcccctgagcaaagcccttaaccctcaattactcatgttgtactcagtcataattttaagtcgctttgggtaaaagcatcagctaaatgccataaatgtaaatgtaaggcCAAACCAACCTCCTGTAGGTGTGTAATTGTCATCTGATGTCTGAGAACCCCACCTGAAGGGGCAGTAACTTGGGAAGATGATCAGGGCCAAAGAGAAGAGCAATATCTgtcagacagaaaacaaaagaacttTGGTTCACTGGGTGTTACGGAGGACTAGGGAAACTCATTATTCTGACACTAGTCAGTCCTGTTAATCAGTGCAGGGAAGGACTGCAGCTCTGACCATGATACATGTGCTCGTCTGGGCAGCTTTAGTGGCCGTCTGCTTCACTAGAGCCTGCAGCTTCCTCAGCTGTGCGAGGagagacctgcacacacacccacacacccacacccgcacacacagacacaaacacgcatgcacacagacacaaacatgcacacacagacacaagcacatatgctcacacagacacaaacacgcacacgcgcacagacgcAAGCAAGCATACAcggacacaaacatacatgcatacacggacacaaacatacatgcatacacacacacacacacacacacacacacagataaactaATAACCCTCTTAAGAGATGAGGATAAAAAGCTTGAGGAAGGCATAGAGAAAGAAGAACAGGATACATGAAGAGAtattttgtgtgcgtgtgtgtgtgtgtgtgtgtgacctacGTGTTGTGCTTCTCCAGTTGATCTACTGTTCTTTGTAGCTCCTTGTTCTGAGCTGAGCATGCTGCaaccctgagacacacacacacacacacacacgcacacacacacacacacacacacaaagtcagtaagtcagtgtCTCATACAAGCAGCCAGCGaaagtggcacacacacacatacatacatacacatgcgtacacacacgcaaatactcATGTACACGAATGcacgtgtacacatacacacactgaaagtTGATGTTTTTCTGAAAGTACTTGGTGATTAAACCGTAGAGTTAATACGTTTTTCTTTAAAGCAAAGTGacttaaaaaaacccacaaaacccaaaatgaaccctgaccctgaactctaaccctgaccctgtgAAATATAATCACCTGCTCTCCAGACCATCTATgtactctttctttctccgCCGGCTGTCTTGGGCCGACTGCTTGTTGCGGATTTTACGTCGCACTTTCTTCAGGACTCTCTCCTCAGCCTGCAGAGATGCGttcaaccaaacacacacaattgatGCAGTTTTCTCAGCAGAGTGACTAAGTGGTCAGAAACGTGTTACCGTGGCGATGTGACCTTGGTCAGGGGAAGGCTGCTGGGGAGTGACACGCCTTCCTGGTCCAGAAGTTTCTGCTCTTCCTCCGTCAGCTGCAGCTCTGGGAAAAGCTGATGTATGTATCGTCATTTTAGAAGATTTTATTCGTACGTGTCCCAATCTCAAATCAGATGAATtaaggtttttttaaacacattcattaaaacagaacTGACCAGGCTAGCTGCGTGTGAGCTGGGTGTGATCTGGGTGTGAGCTGGGTGTGAGCTGAGAGTGTTCTGGTAGTTTTTTGGAGGAGTGTTTTCCACTTTTACACCCGAGATGAAGGGCAGATCACTCACAACACATGACTCCGACATCAGCACCTGTGAGCTCCATTcatctgtgggggggggggtctgaatGTCACACAGATCTCATGTCCTCTCTGCCGTAATGGTGGTAATGCCTGCAGAGACTCACCAAGCTCTATGGAAATTACATCCACCTTCTGCTGCTCTCGTGAGCTGTCCCCCAGACCACTTATGTCATATACCACTTGGTAGACAGTGGGAGTGGTCTGACTGTGGGCAGAGTCAAGCAGTAGTGTTGGGCCATCTGTGTAATTATCGTCTGACATGCTGTCGTCGCTTTCAGACATACGCTGGTGCAGAGGCCCTGATACGTAGACATCGTTCGGGTTTATCGCTTGCAGGGTGTCCTCGGGCTCACTGTCATTCAGGGTCTGTTAGAAATCAAATCACCATAgttcaaaataaacacatgatAAATTGTTTCTGGCCAGAGATTTGATAGACTGCATCTCCTAAGCAGCAGACTTGCTCATGAAGTCCCTTGTGGAAATATTAGGAGGTGTGAGGAGATATCAGGGGTTGTCTGAGAGTTATGTTACACTTTTACCTAAAATAAATGGACTGAATAGGGgaacacagcaaacaaaataaaaacaaacatcccTAAAAATTAACTAAGATTAAAGTCCCATGAAATGAACCACAATTAAAATCCCTTAAGAAGAACTCTGTCATTGAGTACGCAGTAGTGTGGGGTAGCGGGGCCCTTACACGTGGGTGCTGAATGACCCAGTCCTCTGTACTTGTGTACACGGAGTGCAGACAGGACTCAGACAGAATCAAACCTGCCTCCAGACTCCCATCCTGCTCCGTCAGGCTGCATATCTCGCCTCCTATGTCCTGTGACAACAGTGTACAGGAAAAGGTAACAGTGGGCCTGATGGCCATTAAGGGGCAGTTATTTATCCGACTTTGAGGTCCACCCTCCTCTAGTACAGAGTCGGAGGGGATTGGCACTTCAAAAACTAATTAACAACATGATTGCCATCAGAGTTTTGTGACTGCAAGGTGTAGAAGAGTTGGTCTCTTTCCGATCCAACAGGAGGGTTGAGGCGTAAGTTGAGGTAGTCaacaggagagggaggagtttttttctgtttgaacaGTGCGGGGACATTTATATCCTGGTTCGGACATGGTTTTGAGCGAAGATATAAAACTATTTCACTATATTAGCATCGCAGCTGCCTAGAGatcattatttattacagtacaGCCTCCCCGCCAATACGTTATATTATACAGGTTTCTGCGTAGGTTTCTAGCTCAAAGTAATATGTTGCCGTAAACACGACTGTACTTGTCTTAGAAAACAAAGTATTATTGTACTTATGTAAACCATCTGGACAATTTAGCTACTTACTGTTTCGGTGAATACAGTCGACCCAGATACGATGTCTGATTCCCGCATTCTTTATGCACGTCATACACTTTACTAACAGAAAAGCAGAACTACTGGAACATTTCTAAAGCTCCATACTCAGTGTGAACGTAAACCTCGCTATTCCACTGCACATCCGCGTAGAGGTGGGCGGGCGTTTTGTTAAGCACACCACCACAGCACATGGACGTACTCGTGTGCCTCTCTGCCATCTCATCCGGTCTATCCATACACTTCAAGATCTTAGAATCTGTGCACGACGAGCGCAAGAACTCGACACGCTGACTTCCGACTGGTCGAAGATCGGAGTGTAAACACTGACCAACGATGATCTAGATTAGTTAACGCGATGGCGTTTCAAACTGGGTTACAAAAACCTAGTGTAAAATAGGTCTCTGTTGCAAAACTGCATTATCTGTTGTGTTTACACCTGAGTCTAGCTGAATTTCATTTCGTTATACCGTATACacctgtgtatatgtacaataGCAATAAAGTTTAGTTTAACTGAATTGCCCATGCGGGCGGCTTTGCGGGTGTTTTAGCGCATTTCGCTCGGTTCCAGGATCCACAGACACGTGACAGAGCCTCGACTTTAGACCGCAGTGACAAACCTAAAACCTAGAAGTCAGTTCAGCTGTAAGGTAAAAGCACAGACGCGCAAAAACGTAGATATAAGACTTTATATTGTCGTAATGAAGTTTATTCCTGCATGTAACTTAATCCCAAATCTTAACCCTTAACTGCAACACGACCTCTGGAAACCCGAAGGCCTGCATAACCTCGACGTGCTACCTGTTCTGCCCAACCTAATGCTTGTGTCTTTTGCTTGCGTCACTTTTTGCTTTAGTGAATGTTTTTACCGTAGTTATGTTGTTTTACGTTTGGCTATGTTCTCCCATTTCCCCTGTAGTTAAAACCcttctgcttgtttgctgtgtgaCTACTGTTAACGGAAAGAGCCTGTGAATAAAAGCGCTTTCCTTTGAGCAGAAACGGTGTTATCTTCAGTTATTCATCACCGCGTCACCTTACAGTAGACACTAGACGAACGCTTTTAACATTTATGCAGACACTGCGCATAATAAGATGTTAGCACATGTTGTGTTTCGTTATTCATTGTCATTTAGCTCGCGGGGTAAAACGTGCAGAGACGACTACTTCATCTGCGCGCGCCCAACTCCCCGTTTACCGAAGCTCAGCTGATCACGACTTGGCACGTGAGTCAGCCCTTCCCGTTAGAGAAACACGCGGGGGTGCGTGAGCTCGCTTGCAGCGGTTCTGAGCTACGAGAGGACCCTCGCCGTTGTCGCGGAATGCTAAGGAGGGTCGGCAGCTGTTCTCGATATAAAGTCATTTAGCCAATAGTAAGTAGACATGAAGCTACGTGAGCTTCTGTTAAGTTACTTACTTTTGACCGTTTGGACTCGAATATACTTTTGTGTCTGATTAATATTTGGTGTTTGTAGCTAATATAGCACAAGGGATTACGTTTGAGAGCCTTTAAAACACAGCTGGCTGTAAAGAAGAGATCACGTAAGGCGTTTTACAAGCGAACTGTGTAAACTGCAGGTCATGTGTATTATGCCCTCTTGTCACTAAGACGTGAAACCCCTGGATCATAATCGGGTCGTTAccgtctttctgtctgtcccgGTTTTTCAGCGTGCCTACAGCCGAGTGTGGGCTGATCTCCGCGATGACCTCGGTGCCCGCACCTACCCACGTGAACCTGGGCTCCGTCTTCCGCCTTTGCTCCTCAACGGTACTGTTTGGTTTCGCTCCGTTCTGGGTGGTGAGTGCAACTATCAGATGGGGTTTATATCCAGGTAAGATTTATACTTTATCTTTAGAGTGTAGCTGCTTAATCTTAATCCTAAAGATTTCTGAGATTAATTGTCTAAATGTTAATTGTAGATGAGTAAAATCCGATGAAATACTGCAGTGAGAATGTGCCAAATGGCTAAATGATAGTTAACTGCTCACTTTTAGTGAGTTGAGTAAAATTATTCTCTTTTGAGGTCTTTCATAAGAACCTATTGCCGTGGTTCACGaatcaaaaatgaataatttaaacatttggaTGTACACAAATTGTTTTCTGTAGTGCAGGTGCCACATTAAACCCTCAGTAAGCAgaataaacacagagaacacaacTGCCTTTGCAGGATTAGAGTCACCCAGACAGTGATCCAGTCCCCTACACACAGTGTCCAGCCTGTAAAGTCTGTCGATAATGTGCATAATGTGCTGTGCTACTGTCTGTGCAGACACCAGACACAGAGTGCTGTCTCTGCTCAGCTCCTCTGCTGCTGGGGTCCTCCTGGCACACTGCATGCTGGACGTGGTTCCCGCCTACCTGAGAGAGATGACCAAGACGTTTAGTGACCTGGGAGTCACAGTAAGTTCCACACAGTCAGGCAGTGtgctccatctccctctctgctccgcCGCCCTGACACCATGTTATTCCCCTTCATTAGGATATCTCACAATACCAGACGAATTGGAATGTGCATTTGCAAACTTATTGTTGCTTCAGagtttgatgatgatgatttcaGGCTGAAGAGTTGTGTTGAACTGAGAGGAGTCCTGTATCCGTCTTCCCCAGCTGTGTTTCCCGGTTCCTGAGTTCATCCTGGCCATGGGTTTCCTCTTACTGCTGCTGATAGAGCAGGCACTCCTGGCCCAGAGAGAGCAGCACGAtaaccacacagagaaaaagtCAGCTGTGCCGGTGGGCTGCGGCCTCGGCTCCAACGACCAAGCACGGTGTTCCAGGACAGTGCAGGCGTGGCCAGAGCCCTCCGGGGGGAGGGGCTCCGAGGACCACGCCCGTGACGTCTCCCTCTCTGCGGTCCGCGCCTTCGTCCTTGTGCTCTCGCTGTGTCTGTGCTCAGTGCTGGACAGTGGGGCCCTGGTGCAGAGGCAGGGAGGCGGGCGGGGGCCGGACCTCCTGCTGTGTAACGGCCTCGTCTCTTTTAGCCTGGCCCTCAAACTTGCACAGAGCCAGTTGCGGCAGGTGGTGCTGGCCGCCTCTGTATTGCTCTTCTCGGCTATGGCTCCTCTGGGGGTGGTGCTGGGTGGAGCGCTCCGCCAGACCCCCCCTGTCCCTCAGTACCAGCTCGCACGTGCCACCCTGCAGGGTCTGGCAGCAGGGAGCTTCAGCTACATCATTTTCATGGAGGTGCTGCCTCACGTGCtgaacactagagggcagcGCATCCCCAGAGCCACTCTGCTACTGACCGGCTTCAGCGCCATTACTGCAGTCCTGTTCATTAAACTGTCACTTGAGTGAGCTTGCAGACAGGCTCCAGAGGGCAACAGCAGCATGGAAATAGTTACAGGATAGTTCACACTAATATAAATCTCCTGGGTGGTTGGATGGTTGGTCTGGTTTCTGATGTGACTTAAATTAGTAAAAGGATGTTTTATAAACCTTTTTGTTATAAAACAGTATGCGTAAGCCAAACGTGCTTCTTCACACATCACTGCAGGTGATGTAACATTCATAGCTTCCGGATGCTTACACAACTTTATtccatttagctgacgcttttatccaaaggagattataattctgactgaacacaatttgagtaattgagggttacaGATTTTGTTCGGGGACacaacagtggcaggacttgaactggcaaccttctgattattagtccagtaccttcaccactgaggtACCCCTTTACCCATTAAAGTTCACATCTGAGTTGTTCTGGCTCGGACAGCAAAGGAATGTGAACTTCTATTTAATTCATGACTCCAGCATTGGGTATAATTTCAATTTTGTATTAGTGTTTGTTcgacagattttaaaaaaaataaaaatttcatctttgtctcatgtttgtctcatgcacatgtgtatagACATGGTAACAAAACTGTTAGTCATAGGAGTTTTATAATAAAGatgcttttaaatgtcagaacTAAAAAGCCAAACATCTACCCTCAGTGTCGTATTAGTGTAAAAAGCTTTTAGTTACCAGTGCCAGATGGTATTTCAGAACAACTGTGTTTACTTTTAATGTCATAAATTCAGAGCACAGTATCCCATTTAGAATATAACCCAATCTGTGAATATAATACAACCCTTTTACAATATAAACCAgcctatttaaaatataatccaACCCATTTAGAATATAACCAAACCTGTTTAGAATGCAGTTTATTATATGTACAGTTCAGAATGCAAATGTATGGGTACATTATACATACACTACACCTAATGCAGGTAACATAATTTGAGCAGTCCTGTGAACGTGGCAGGACCCACTGGGTCCAGTGGCATGGTTCTGAGAAAGCACTTCATCTGGGTGCTTTACCTCCCTCAGTAGAAAGCACATCTGACAAACTAACAGTGAAAAGCATAAGAATCTAACTTCATCTATAAGTGCAGATGGTCAGAAAATCCTGCTGACAGAACACCAAGAGGCTGACCATTGCATGACCGCACACAGTTCATATGCTACATCAAGACAGCAGCTGTTAACCTGCTCCAATATTAACAATACACtacaatattatttataattggcttgtttcatatttatggtatttaatatttaatgagaTTGTTTGTAACCTAAAACTAAATTctattttaaactatttcatGATATGCTATATTTTTAGCTAGCAGAgtagttttttttgtgtgtgtgagtattctGTGAATGTCATTTGAGTGTTGTTAtgtgagggcagtggtagctcagtagttaaggtacttgacttgtaatcagaaggttcaagtcccaccactgctgggcccctgagcaagacccttaactgctcaagttgtacacactcataattgtaaatggctttttgatagcatcagctaaatgctgtaaatgtgactAGCTGCTGCAACATTGTAGTTTCCCCTTGGGATAAATGGAGAGAGTgaatctgtatgtctgtctgttctcattttcaaaatgaacaataaaaatattcaatGATGTGGTTTAATAAACCTGAAATATGATCAAGGGTTTACTTGTACCACTTGAGCCAGTTTAGCAACAATTGGTATTTCAGTGAAATCAAAACAGACACtggtgaatgaatgaaacatttattaaaaaaacaaaatctaccCCAATACaccaataaaaagtaaaattgtgctagtgtgtgtatgtgtgtattcctTACACATTGTGGGGAAAATGTTTGTTCAGAGCTGATCCATGTTTCCATGACTAGTGTAAGGTACATTGTCAAGCAGCTACAAACAGACTGCGTTAGACCCACAGCAATGTACCACAAAGAAAACTCACTTCTTCCAGCAGTGTGTCCATGGGCTTGCTCGGGCTCTACCCAGGGTCCTCAGCTTCCATCACTTCATCCTCCAGGTTAGTGTTATCATCTGGACTCTCATCCCTGTAGTTTATTTCACCAGACATTTCATCTGAGCTATGAAGATTTCACATTCATGTCACCAATCCTCACCGTTTTGAGCAAACGTTCCCTCTTTAACGAATGTGAAGATTCTGAAGTCAGACTACACTCCAGAAATAATGATCTCTGAAGTTTACAGCttgcacacagctgcacagtaCCAGTCTGTACActgtatgtgcagctgtgtgaGACACTCTGCTTCCTGTCTTTGTGGACAATTCACTCACTGTAGTGAGTCTAAGAGTAGTGTAGGAGGACACTTTTAGAAAGAGCAAAGAACAAGCAACATCACAACCAGAAAGCAACTGAGTAGCCACAGACCACAGACCTTTTAAGGTAACATTTATCCTGTAGCCCATTTTTCAGACTCTGAAGGACAGTCTCAAAATAGATGTACATCAAATTACAAATCTGCCACTAGGGCGCCATTAAAACTGTCAGTTTGTCTTACGGCAGCACGAACACACTTTACTAGAAAGATGGGCTGCTTTACAGATGGGCTGTTACAGAAATACAACTTGGCAGATATTAAAAATGCCGCACTGAACTCAACCCTACGACAGAGCCACAGAACTATCTGTAACCCAGAGTCTCACCGTATCAGCAGTTGTCTTGGACTGCGTATAGGACTCAGGTACATGAACCTCTACTCAGTAGTTCCTGGTATTTACAAAACGACTAAAACCAACATCTTCATTGGAGCCATAAAACCACCCATCATTTATCAATTTCACCTACGGGCCAGAAAAGTATTAGGAATGTAAAGCATGTAATCCCGTATAAATCGGTCCCTGAGAAAGGTATGGTTTAATATCCGGCGAGATAGACGGCAACAGGACATTTATCAAAACAGATGCAAAATACTGCACAATGACATTAAGTGaagaaacaaactaaacaaaaacttTATGGAGCGAGACTGTCGTTATCGTACATACATACTCTCGTTCCACTGTGgtattgatatttattatttgccTCAAGTTAGTAGTTTTTAAATGAGCCCTTGGGAAATAAGCAACAGTGAGATGTTTTCCAGCTAAGCAGACCGTGTCCCGTTACCAGGCCACTTCATGGATTTAAAGCCCAGTCGTCCAGTCTGCCTAGCAGAAGTTAGGTTGGTGTTGTCCAGTCTGCCCATCATAGCTCAGTTAGGTTAGTGTTGTCCACACAACGCCAGACCGCAGCAGCTGAAACCTGTGTGTAAATAGATTTCTAGATAGTTAGATCACTTTTTGTGCAAAACAAATTCACCCTGGGTAAAATGTTTAGTCCTCATATGCGCAAACCAGTGACTTGTATGCGgttaaatctaaataaatagcGCATACCTACCAAAGGTACCATTTCGGATTTTGTGAGGTTTACACCCTAATCTGCTAACCATCATTCCGTGTTGTACGTGGGCTTTCTTCATGGATAGTATTATTTGGAATCCTTGTGATTCGAAGCCCATTATCGCCACCTTCCGGTCCGGAAAGTTCACTACACCGCAAAAAGTCCTGCAGAAACAGATCAACTGGACTCGGAGCTCGTCCAACTCGCCCTAACTTTGTTTTCAAAGTTGGAcgttgttttttgtctttactTGAAAATAAACTAACTAATAAAACGTAACCCATGAATCATGCATGAATCTCTCTATGTAACAGGCCTTACCTGTCAGATTAGGCATCTTAATCAccagacaaaataaaatctaatttctggctttatttattcatagttTCCAGGTACAGTGGGTGTCCTTGCTctatttaattatgtatttaaaccaacTATTGGTTGATAGTGGTTTTAATGACAACTGTAGTCAAATGTGGCCTATGTAAAACAATCTTAACTCAAGTCAAAATAAAACTATCATGACACTATCAAGACCATCACATTCATTCAGAATTGAAATGTTGGTTAAAATATGACGGAGACTGTCACCCCCTGAAGGACCTCACCTGGATTATCCAAGACCTGGGTTAATGGCCTGTGATTTTGTTACAAtagcattaaatattaatataaatgtttccTGCCAGCATTATGTCCTCTAGTGATGTTCTTCATTCTGTCTGGAACCCTGATGGTATTGTGGTTCATCTAACAGCACAGAATCTCCACACTGACACATTGAATTTAAAACTGTTCCTTTTACTTTATGTCAGGCAGGTTtgattaaagaaaacaaaacagaagcaaaatatCACCATTTCAGACTGAAGGGGTTTCATTGTTTGGGGATGATGCTCTCATGATGCAGGTAAGCAGTATATTGCAAATAATAAACTAGAGTAAAGGTTATAGCATAAATGATGTCCGACATACAGTATCAACAAAAGTACACAGCAGAAAATCAGGAGCTGCAGGCTACACTGAAGCTTTAATTCTTCATCATCCTCTCAGACGCATCATGACAATTATCAAACATGAGGCTGTAATCTGTCCCTCCTGCCCTCACAAAGTCAGCCACCGTCTTACTCCCGCCAAAGTTTTTGGTCTCAATGATCTgccagaaaaaaaggaataaaagaCAACAGGacaaatatgatttttaaatacCACATGTTGAATAGAGGACGTGAATCACATTTGTGAGTGGTGCTCAGGAGACGTGAATCACGTTTGCGAGTGGTGTTCAGGAGACGTATGTGGAGTGGTGTTCAGTACACGTGAATCAggtttgtggtgtggtgttcagtaCACATGAATCAGGTTTGTGATGTTCAGGAGACATGCAACTGTGCTCTCACCTTCCAGGTAGAGCCCATGTGTCTGGCAGCCACTACTACTGTCTGAGATGAGATTCCATAACCATCTCCTTTATGCACCAGCCACTTGGTCTTGTCCGCGAGGGACACTctaagggttagggtcagggtcagggttagggttagcagtaAACAATTTCACAATATGTTATTCAGTTCACAGACTGCATGTTTTAtgtcaaaaatgaaaacataggaaaaa contains:
- the LOC113574776 gene encoding zinc transporter ZIP1-like yields the protein MTSVPAPTHVNLGSVFRLCSSTVLFGFAPFWVVSATIRWGLYPDTRHRVLSLLSSSAAGVLLAHCMLDVVPAYLREMTKTFSDLGVTLCFPVPEFILAMGFLLLLLIEQALLAQREQHDNHTEKKSAVPVGCGLGSNDQARCSRTVQAWPEPSGGRGSEDHARDVSLSAVRAFVLVLSLCLCSVLDSGALVQRQGGGRGPDLLLCNGLVSFSLALKLAQSQLRQVVLAASVLLFSAMAPLGVVLGGALRQTPPVPQYQLARATLQGLAAGSFSYIIFMEVLPHVLNTRGQRIPRATLLLTGFSAITAVLFIKLSLE
- the creb3l4 gene encoding cyclic AMP-responsive element-binding protein 3-like protein 4 — protein: MRESDIVSGSTVFTETDIGGEICSLTEQDGSLEAGLILSESCLHSVYTSTEDWVIQHPRTLNDSEPEDTLQAINPNDVYVSGPLHQRMSESDDSMSDDNYTDGPTLLLDSAHSQTTPTVYQVVYDISGLGDSSREQQKVDVISIELDEWSSQVLMSESCVVSDLPFISGVKVENTPPKNYQNTLSSHPAHTQITPSSHAASLLFPELQLTEEEQKLLDQEGVSLPSSLPLTKAEERVLKKVRRKIRNKQSAQDSRRRKKEYIDGLESRVAACSAQNKELQRTVDQLEKHNTSLLAQLRKLQALVKQTATKAAQTSTCIMILLFSLALIIFPSYCPFRWGSQTSDDNYTPTGVISRNILNDAASPLLLSDPVDDKPLPELPVSSTDNQQPDAGDMARLLLQPLGGAEGERLQDLNDSLQRNASALSDRQIDALPVGLTSASAGVGLDPAKPAHADEM